ACGACAGTATTTTTAACTCTTAGCAAAACAGCTCCACTGGCTTGTTTCGCGACTTTATTTATATCATAAATTTCAACTTGATTATTTACTTCTATTGAATATTGCATCTATTTAACATCTCCTTATTTTTGTAATGGTATATAAAATGGACTCTCCTCAAGTATGGAGAGAATTACCTCTGGTTTTGGCTCGATCTTATTTTTGTAATAAAAATCCACATCTATAAAATTTACTATTTTGTGAACTGCAAAAATATTATCTACAAGCGGCGCAAGCACATTCGCAACATCTACTGCTATAGAAGGTGTGGCATAAGTGACTGATTTTACTCTCTCTTTAATAAGAGTTTTAAGGCAGGTAAGCGCTGTAAACCCTGTCTCGCAACCCTCATCAATAAGTAAAATATTTCTATTTTTCAAATTCTTGATTAAATTTCCCTTTCTGTATTTATAAACATTTTTTAAAATTTTTTCTTCGTATTTTCTCTGAGCCTCTCCATATATAAAATCATAGCTTATATTAAATGATTTTATGAGCTCATCATGAAGAACTATATCATCAGCTTCGCTAACCATGGCAATTTCGCATTCAGGATTGTTTGGCGCAAAAACCCTCTCTGTAAAAAGCATCTCATAGCTTAGCTTTAACTCTCTTGCAATAACATCCACCAAAATTACAGAATCAATAGAGGAGCAGATTAGTAGATATTCGTTTTGAATAAGCTCTTTTTTAGGTAAAATTTCAAGCAGCTTTTTTGCAGCATCAAGCTGATTTTCAAACATAAGATCATCTAGATTGACCACGATACTCACCTGCCTTCTTCGTAACTTTCACCAAGTGAAAAGTCATAGTGAATACCACCCATAGGATAAAAATTGACCATAAGATATACACCCTTTGATTTTTTAGAGGCTGAACCGCCGCTTGTGCTTGTAGGCTCAATCTTTTCTTCATAAAGAATAGAGTAATTCCAGCACTTTCTCTTATGAGCAATACCTAGCCTCCAATCTTTTGTATATGCTCTTTGCAGATCATATTGAAGTCTACCAAGAAGCTTATAATTGTACTGTAAATTTATAGAGCCTGTCCCGCTTATAAAATTTTGCACCTCTTGCTCACTCTTTTTCTCGTATGTGTGCCATAATCCTAAGCCAAAATATCTATTATCGTGATTAGCTCCAGTTTGAATCTTTTCAATATATTTATGCTTATGCGAATACTCAAGTTTGTTATAAAATGATAAATTCGTCATAGGGTAAAACCCTATGATATTTTTTAGATTAGAGTACCTACTATCTTTAGTATAGTATCCTTGCGAGATAGTGTGTCTTAAAAGCTTTCTGCCGTCTTGATTGAAAAAATACTGAGTTAGCCTAGCAGCCACCTCATCTTTAGTATATGGAGAGTTTATAAAGCTTTGATATTTATTACCGGACATATCGTAAACATAAGTATTTTGATCATACTCTATAGTCTCATAGTCATCCGGAAGCTCTCCATTATTATAGCCTCTAGTTATATAGTCTATTCCTAAATTTAGACTATGATAAAAGCTTTCATAAGCCTTAGCAATATCGGTGTGAAGTGAAAATTTATGAGAATTTTCTATGTAGCTTGCGCTATTATCTTCGGCCCCAGTAGGTCTATACATCTTATTTGAGTAATTTATCTGAGTTGCATACAAATGGTTATGATATGAAAACGTTAGATAATCTTGCAAAAACAGAATATGAGCTGACACTGGCAAACTAAATTCATGCTGTGTAGCCTCTACACCGATTTTTCTTGTATAGTTGCGAGAGTAAAGATCTACCGAATAAATAATATTTGGCAGCAACAAACTATCGGTATATTTATGATATTGAAAACTTGGATACTCTTGCAAAGTATCTTTATTCTCATTTACATTACCAACTTTTGCAGTATCGATATAATATCTGGCATAACTACCAAAATAATGTTTATCGCTACTTATAAAATAATTTAACTTAGAAGTTACAAGCGAATTTTCCTCACTATTATCCCCGCTTCTACTTTTTAAATTGATAAAATCTATATCGTTAAGCTTGGTAGCATCCAGCCACAATCCCTCTTGTAAATCACTATCTATAAGATGCTTTACTAGCCTGCTGCGTTCGTATTTGACTTCTACGCCCTTATGTGTTTTGTTTTTTAAAGGAAGTCTATTAGAGTTTTGAGATATCTGCTTTTGTCTGTAACTATCTTTATCGCTAAAGGTTCCAAATCCTATAGAGCCGCCCGAATAAGGGGAGTCCGCAAATCTAAATACCGTATAAAGCCCAGACCCTCTAAGAGTCCTAATCTGAGGATCAAGCTGCAGATCCCAAGAGTTATATTCGGCTATGTATATTGGCTGTCTGTAAAAAAATCCACCGTTTTTATTATATCCCAAATCCGGAGATAAAAGTCCCGTTCTACGCCTAGTATCAGTGGAAAATCCAAAGTAAGGCAGGTAAAACATAGGGATATCATGTATATATAAAACTGGATTATAAAGATGCAGGTATTTACTCTCTTTATTTAATTTTCCACTACTAAATTTTATTTTCCAGTCTGGATTTTGTACGTTGCAGCTAGATACGATAGAGCCTCTTGTTTCATAGTATTTAGAATTGCTCTTACTTTCGTCATTTTGCATCCATACTTCCATGCCTTTATTCATGAGGAATAAAGCCTCGTAGCTGCTATCTTTACTATTTAGGTCTATCTTTGCGTAATTACAACGAGATACTTCCTCTTTGCCGCGCATTAAATTTACATTTCCAAAAAGCTCTAAAACTCTACTATCTTGATTATATACAGCTCTATCCGCACTCATTGTATATTCTTTGGAATAAACCAGTACATTTTTATTTGCTGTTATTATATTTGCCTCGCGTTTTACGTCATCTGCCAGCAGTTCAAAGTCCTGAATATTTGCAAAAACGCTCACAAACGAAACAACTAAGACAAAAAATAGTCTAATAAACATCAATCACCACTGTTTTTGCAAATTTGTCATGCCAAGTTTGAAGAAGCGGATTAGAAAACGCCCAGATACATCCTAGAAAAAATACATTTTCACTCACAACTCTCATTAGCGCCCTAATGATAGAAATTTTAAAATTAGGCTTATCAAGCAAATCAGTATCTACACATACAATTTTCATCACTATTTTACCTATGCTGGCGCCATAATACCAAGTAAAAAATGCCTGATATACGACTTTAAGAGCAAAAATTTGAACTAATAAATTTGAAGTCATCATAACAGTCTCTTCGTAGCTTTTTACGACTTCAAGCATATCCCAATATATAATCAAAAATAACATCGAGAGCAAAAGCTCGTCTATTGCGTAAGCAAGTGCACGCTTTTTAAACGGAGCTAAAGTTATATTTTCACGCTGTAGTTTATCTATGATATTTTGGCTCATTTTTTATCTTTGCCAAGCATCTGCCAAGCTATATCTTTTCGGTATTGAGAGCCTTGAAATTTGACATTTTCGCAAAGCTCATAAGCTCTATCTCTGGCCTCTTTTATGCTTTTAGCAACACCTACACACACTAGCACCCTGCCTCCATCTGCATAAATTTCGCCATTTTCTTCACTAACTCCAGCATATGCGATATGAGAGTTTTGAGGCACTTTTAAAACTTCTATATTGGCTTTTGGTGTACTTGAATATGGGTAGTTTTTGCTAGCCATTACAACTCCAACCGCAAATTCATCTTTTAGCTTTACCTCTTTTAGTTCACCTTTTGCGGCATTTAGTAAAATTTCACTTAAATTTCCATCTATTAATGGCATCAATACTTCACACTCTGGGTCTCCAAAGCGTACGTTAAATTCTAGCACGTAAGGCTCATCATTTACTACCATAAGCCCTACAAAAAGCACTCCGCAAAAAGGATTGCCTTCTGATTTCATTCCTCTTAAAGTAGGCTTTACAACCTCTTCTTCTACCTGTTTTATTAGCTTAGTCGTCGCTAACGGACTTGGGGCATATGCTCCCATTCCACCCGTATTTGGTCCTTCATCATTATCAAGAAGTCTTTTATGATCTTGCGCCACAGGTAGGCTTACGAAATTTTCACCATCACAGATAGCAAAGAAACTTAATTCAAATCCATCTAAAAATTCCTCTACTACTACCCGCTTACCGGCATCTCCAAAACTCTCTCCACTGAGCATTTCTTTTGCGCTAGACTTTGCTTCTTCTTTTGTTTTGGCGATTATTACACCCTTTCCTGCGCATAGTCCATCGGCTTTTACTACAATAGGAACGTTTAAAGAGTCTATAAATTTACTAGCCCTATCAAAATCATCGGTATTTAGATATTTTGCGGTTTTTATACCGTTTCTTGCTAAAAAGTCCTTCATAAAGGCCTTTGAGCCTTCAAGTCTAGCGGCACTTTTGCTAGGTCCAAATATCAAAAGTCCATGCTCTTTAAAAATATCCACCACTCCTTCACTAAGCGGAGCTTCCGGGCCTACAATAGTTAAAGTAATATTATTTTCTTTAGCAAATTTTGTCAGTTCGTGATAATCTTTAAATTTTAAGTTTTTTCCGAGTTTTGAAGTAGCACCGTTTCCGGGTGCAAAGTATAAATTTGATACGTTTTTTTCGCTTTTTAGCTTAAGACCTATTGCATACTCTCGTCCGCCATTTCCGATTATAAGGATATTCATAGTAGCTCCAAATTTTAATACCCAAGTGAGCGGTGTGTAAGTAAGTGGCCCTAAAACTAAAGCCAACCTTGCAAATAGGCGATTTCCTTTAGGTTGCAACTTCTCGCGCTTTTTGGGCGTTCAGACAAAGCCACATCGCACAGATACCGCACATCTTCGCCAATACTAATGTGTTGGACCCAAAAAAATACACTGCCAAATCACTCAGGCAATTAAATTATATAGTGATTTTGCTTAAAGTAATGTTTTAGCAAGCTCTATGCAGTAATCCACGCTTTGAATTTCGCTAGTTATGGGCTTTGTGAATTTCATGAGCTCACCGCTTGTGGTTTTGCCTATACTGACGGCTTTATAGCTATCGTCCCAGCCAAAATTTAAGATGAAATTATTTACAGCTGAAGGAGCGGTAAATATCAAGATGGAGTTTGATTCTGGTTTATGCTCTACTCCTACCCTTTTACACGCATTTTGATAAGCTATTACCTGGGTTATATCACATCCATTTTCTCTTAAAATTTCACCCACTCTTGAGGCGGTCTTTTTAGCTCTTAAAAACAGGGCTTTTTTGCCTTGTATTAAAGGTGCAATCTCGTAAGCAAATTCGTTTCCGTGAGAGTTTTTGGCTATATAAATTTGCTCAAATCCAACCTCTTTGGCGGCTTTCGCGCAAGGCTCTCCGATAGCGTAAACTACAATATTTTTTTCAATATTTATATCGTTAAATTTTAAAGCGTTTATGGAATTTTTAGAAGTGACTACAAGCACCTCAAAAACAGCTAAATTCAGATCAAATTTTAAAAACTCAATTTCGCTAAGATTTAGATTTATTATCTCTTTATCGCTACTCTTTGTGTTAGAAACTAAGAAAATTCTAGGCATTGCAGACCTTTTAACTTTGTTTGATTATATCAAAAATTTACTTATCTCACTCCAGCTTAAAATTAACCTCTCAAGGCTAAATTTTGCATTTGCAGGACTTGTTGAAGGAAGTTTTATGATCTCTTTTTTAGTGGCTTTTAAAATCTGCTCATTTTGAAATTTTTTAGAAATTTCATAAGCCTTATTGCCATTTGTAAACACTTGAGAAATGCTCGCAACTTCAAATATAGGCTCTAAATTTGACGGGCTTATCTTAGTCATTTTGGCATCACTTGAACCAGTTATTTCACAAACAAGAGCCGCGTCATAAATTGCAATCTTATGCTTTATTAACAATTCTATTTTCTCATCGGTATTTTTTGGAAGCTGACAATCTAAAACTGCCGCAAGCACTCTCCAAAAACGATTTTGAGGATTGGCATAGTAAAATCCCTGCTCTCTTGAAGCAACCGAAGGAAATGAGCCTAAGATTAGAATTTTAGAGTTTTTGTCAAAAATCGGCTTAAATGGATGCGTGAGCAAACTATTCATCTTGTTAGCTCGAAACTTTGATCTATGAGATCAAAAATTTGCTCTGCCGAAATTTCGCTATCTAAATTTATACTTATCCAGTGCTTTTTATTCATATGATAAGCGGGCATTATGCGCTCATTATCACAAAGAATATAGGCAAGAGACGGATCGCATTTTAAGTTTAATATATTCAATTCGGCGCTATATTTCTTAGCAATTTTCTCATTTAGTTTTTTGGCATCTACGGGCAGGAGAGCGGCAAACCATTTTTTATTTTTCGGATGTCTAAAAATGGCTATTTTAGGGCTTCTTTGGAATATAAATTCAGGGGCGATATTAAATTTGTCCTCGATATACGACACTATCTTATCTTTTAAATTTATACCGCCCATCCACCGCTCTCGTTTTTTAAGTGGATTATACCAAAATCCATATGCAGCGTGTAAAACTAATCTCTAGTAACTATTAACAACATCTTAAATTTATCTTTTATTTTTAAAGCATGCGGTATCTTTCCTGGCATTACGATACTATCGCCTGATTTTATATCAAATTTTTCATCAGCTATAGTAAGCTCCATCTCTCCGTCAAGAGCAACCAACAGAGCGTCTCCTGGTGCGGCATGCGTTGAAAGACCTTGTGCGCCATCAAAACTCATTAGGGTCATAGTGCCGTTCTCGTTTTTTACAAGAGTTTTACTCACAACCTTACCCTCTTGATACTCTATCGCATCAACCAAACTAAAAATTTCAGCCTTTGGCAAATGATTTACCATCACGTTCTCCTTTAAATTTATTAAGATCATCTTAGTTTTCTCTTTAGTCTCAAATTTACGCCAATAATCTTTGGCTATAAGAAAGCCGCCGTTTTGCTTTAGATCAAATTTTTCATCTTCGTAAAAAAGTGAAATTTCTCCTTCTAAAACCCAGGCCAGCGAATCGCCAAACCTCTTCTCCTTGTCAAGTTCTTCATCCTTGTCAAGAGCAAACAAATCTATATCTAAATTTTTGCTTGAAAATAGCCTTTGGCTTACTATGCCGCCGCTTTGGAAATAAATTTCATCTTTAATATTGTATATTTTTGGCATTTTTACCCCTTTGGTAATTTCGGACAATTATAGTGTGATTTAATAATATTTTTATAGATTTAGATCAATGAATTGATATTTATTTACATTTTATCAAAGAAGCTGGATTTTAAAATTTAAAATCCAGCAAAGTATATAATTACTCCCACTCTTCATATAAAGCTTGTTACCCATTACAAAATAAGCATTTGCAAGGTTCTTATTTGCACATATTCCATATTTTCATCGTTTTTATATGTGTTTTTTAAGCAAAATACTTGAAAAGTACTTCAATCCTATGAATTTCAATCAATAATTACCAGATAATATTCATTTGAGTTTAATTTTGTTAAGTTTCTCTTTGTAGCTTTTTTATATCTATTATCAATATTTTTAGCTATTTTAGCATCAATATATTATCAGTTATAATTCTATCTTAGCCTCTCATTATCTCTAAAACATAGAATTAGTATAACAAGTGTAGAATAGTAAGGTATAGTATATTATCATTAAATAGGTATCACCTCACAGGAATGCACATAAGTCGAAAGTATTTATTTTCTATTCTCACACTCTTCCTTGAAAGAAGTTCAATAGATTCAAAAGCTTAATTTTAAACTATTTTAACAGTTCAGGTTCGAAATAACTGAGAAAATCAGTGTGGTCTTTGGTTTTTCATCCATTACAATGCCAGTTCCAGTTTGATTATCCTAAAAATGATTCCTTATTATTGTTTGTTAAAATATTTAAACGACTACAACTTCAACTTAAAAATATTGTGAAATCAATTTTCCAATATCTATATCGGCAATATCAAGTTGGATATCAATATTTGTAATTACTTCATTCATAAGTTCATCTATATCATTTTCATTTTTAAAATAGTTCTTATAGGTAAAGACTTCATCTTTATTTTCTTTTTCAATTTTAACTTTTATTAACTTCCAAACTAATTTAATAAAATAAACATATAGATTATTCCATTTCGCTCTGTCCATTATGTACTGATCAGTTTTAATCCACATATCCATTAACTTTTTAGAGCTCTTAATGTACCTACAAATTATTGATAGAACTGTAAATCTGGCTAAGCCATATTTTGAAACCCCCTCATTTCCAATTACATCGCCGACTTGACTAATAATCGTATAGATATCATAATATTTTAAAATATCCGACGCTTTTATATTTCTATTAAATACATCAGAATACCGTTGATCAAACATAGATGCTTTTAAATGCGTTAAATACGGCTGGAATTTATAACCAGATATAATTAATTGAGCAGCTAACCCATTGTCTATAGAATTATGAGATATGGTTTCTCCAGCTTTGCTAACATATGAATAATCTAAGTCATATGCATCGTTTATCTCTTCGAATTCCCTCTTTAACCTTAATTGAACAGAATCACTTGACCTCAAATCTTTCATACTTATAGCATTTTGATTATTATTATAGGTTGAAATCAATTCTGTTAATGTTGAATTATTACCTACAGTTGAAATTTTAACTAACGTTCTGATAATTGGACTAAGGCTCTCTTCTTCGGCTTTAAACGTGAGTATTGATTGAGCACCATTTACGACAGAGTAGTTTTCTATAGTTAAAGTTGATTTTTCACTATCTAAAGCCATTTTTTCACACACTATAGATATACCATTGTGAAAAATTGGGAAATACAGGTTCTCTTCAGTGTTATTGATTGTTTTTCTAATTGATCTGTTGACTCTGGTATTTCCTAAGTTTAATCGCACATTTTTATTAAACAATGTTAGATCTCCTAGCCCATCTAGCTCAATTAATTGTGACGCTGGAAGAACGATAAATAGTGATCTGATTCCTTTGTTGCTATCAATATCTTCAAGAATAGATTTCGAAAAGTCTAAATCTGTAAATGTTTTAGTACCTGATACTAGTGGTTCTTTCTTTATATACTTGTATCTATCTTTCATTAAATTCAAGTCGCAAAAATACAAATTGTCAAAATTTTCTTTATAGTCAGCTGCTTCTTTAGATGGTAACGAATTACTTATAAAATGCATTTCAACATTATAATCTGACACTTTTTCTATTATATTAAAATCTTTAACTAAGGCTTTAACTTCATTATTAGCATCACTATTTAATAAGTTTTGAACATTTTCTTCATTTTTAAAAAACGCCATTGCTCCCGCTAATCTTTGAAGGTCTTTATCACCAAAAGTTACATCATTGTTCTTTTTATATTTTCCTTGAAATATTAAAATTCGCATTTCATGGTCATCTACGAAAATTGCATCTATCCCCTTATCTTGTGTTCCATCACAAATCAAAGTTTAAGCAAGACTTCGATCAATTTCATACATATAAATAAGAGCCCATAAAATCAGTTCTTTGCTTTCAGACCTTCCTGGAACACTTAATACTTTCATTTCTTCTCTTACCATTTTTTGAATTTCATCATGTTTTTTTTCTTGCACAGCATTCTCCATTTTTTATTATTATAAAATAGTTTTTATGCTCCTCTTTCCTTTTATTTGCCCTAACCATATCCCAAGACTCTGCCTACTTCACTACTAGTTGTATTATATAACTATAGTTTCCGGAATACCTACTCCCATTCAATCGTTGCAGGCGGCTTAGAACTTATATCGTAAACTACGCGGTTGATGCCATTAACCTCATTTATGATACGGCGAGAAATATTTTCAAGCAAATCATAAGGAAGTCTTGAGAAGCTAGCCGTCATACCGTCGCTCGCATCTACAACACGGATACAAACTGCGTTTTCATAAGTGCGGTTGTCACCCATTACGCCGACTGAATTTACATTTAGGAGTACGCAGAACGCTTGCCAAGTCTTGTTATACCAACCTGTTGATTTAAGCTCATCGCGAAGTATCACATCAGCCTTGCGAAGAAGCTCAAGGCTAGGCGTATTTACCTCTCCCATTATACGTATGGCAAGTCCAGGACCAGGGAATGGATGACGGAAGACAAGATCACGAGATAAACCAAGTTCAAGCCCAAGTTGGCGCACCTCATCTTTAAAAATTTCTTTTAAAGGCTCAATTAGCTCAAAGCTCATCCAGTCAGGCAAGCCTCCTACATTATGATGGCTCTTTATGGTTTTGCCGGCACCAACGACAGAACTTTCAATAATATCAGTATACAGGGTGCCTTGGGCTAAGAATTTTACATTATCGTGTTTTTTGGCCTCTTTTTCAAAAATTTCTATGAAAGTTTCGCCTATTATTTTGCGTTTTCTCTCAGGATCGGTGACGCCTGCGAGTCGCTCGAGGAAAGTCTTGCTAGCATCGATACTTACGAGCTCTACGCCAAGCCTTGTCCTAAAAGTGGCTTCTACTTGCTCTCTTTCGCCAGTTCTTAAAAGTCCGTTATCGACAAAGACAAGTATTACATTTTCAGGTATCGCATTAGCTAAAAGTGCTGCGGTTACAGAGCTATCCACGCCACCGCTTACAGCACAAAGAACCTTTTTATTTCCTACCTGCTCTTTTATCTTTGCGATTTGTATTTTAGCAAAACTTCCCATATTCCAAGTGCTTTCACAACCGCAGATATATTTAGCGAAGTTCTTTAAAATTTGTGAGCCAAATTCGCTATGTTGCACCTCTGGATGAAATTGAAGTGCATAAATTTTGCGTTTATCGTCTCCAAATACGCAATAAGGCGAATTTTCGCTAATAGCAAGTGCCTCAAAGCCATTTGGAATATTTTTAACATAGTCGGCATGACTCATCCATACTATCTGTTTTTCAGGAGTTCCTGTGAATAAACCATGCTCTTTAATTATGCTAAGTTCAGCCTTGCCATACTCCTTTTGGCTAGCTAATGCAACCTCTGCCTTATTTACATGAGCGATTAGCTGCATACCATAGCAGATACCAAGAATAGGCACTTTTAGCTTAAAAACACCATCGTCGCAAAAGTAAGCATCGCTTGCATATACGCTTGCAGGTCCACCACTTAAAATGATGCCTTTTGGCTTTTTAGACTTGATATCTTCAAGCTTGGCATTAAATGGCAAAATTTCCGTATATACACCCTGCTCACGTAATCTGCGAGCTATCAGCTGAGTGTATTGAGAACCGAAGTCTAAAACGATAATATCTGATGTAGTCATAAAAAATCCTAAAATTTTATTTAATCGACCATAAAAATGGGCGACATAAACTCTTTTGTCGTAAAATCAAAACATAGCTAAAGCGCAAATGCTTAAAATTGATTAATCCTATCTGTCTTTCTTGCGCTTTCTTGACTTTCGCCAGTATCATAAAATGGATTAGCCTTATATCCGCAACCGCTCAATAAAAAGATTAATAAAAAAGATGCTAAAATCCATTTATGAAAGATGCTAAATTTATTATAGGCCATATTCTAAATAATCCTTCGTATAAAGAGCTTAAAAGCCGTAGCGAGTGCTTGGAATTCACCAAACTACTTAGCTTAAACCATCAACGGCTAATAGCTTTTTGCTATGTTAAAAATAACATTTTATTTTTTGCCCTACTTCATCCGCTAGGACTTCAGGAGCTAAAACGAGATAATAATATAAGTATGATAAAAGGCTTATTAAAAATTTATTGCAGCGTCAATAAAGATAGTAAATTGGCTCAAATTTCGGATATAAAATTTTTCGTAGCTAAAAATTTACGCTTCAAAAAAGAAGCAAAAATTTTACCTAAAATTGTAAATTTTGAAAAATCCAAAGGAGAGTTTATAAATTTGGCCAAAAATCCACAAATCTATGCCAAATTTGAAGCTATAAGAGAGAAAATAAAAGCGAATTTAGATGCTAATAGATGAAATTCGCTCACTTCCAAACAATCCAGGGATCTACCAATATTTTGACAAATTTGGCAAGCTTCTTTATGTTGGTAAAGCAAAAATTTTAAAAAACCGAGTAAAAAGCTATTTTAGCTTCACGCCGACTCTTGCGCCATCGCCAAA
This Campylobacter sp. RM16192 DNA region includes the following protein-coding sequences:
- a CDS encoding cupin domain-containing protein, whose translation is MPKIYNIKDEIYFQSGGIVSQRLFSSKNLDIDLFALDKDEELDKEKRFGDSLAWVLEGEISLFYEDEKFDLKQNGGFLIAKDYWRKFETKEKTKMILINLKENVMVNHLPKAEIFSLVDAIEYQEGKVVSKTLVKNENGTMTLMSFDGAQGLSTHAAPGDALLVALDGEMELTIADEKFDIKSGDSIVMPGKIPHALKIKDKFKMLLIVTRD
- a CDS encoding MmcQ/YjbR family DNA-binding protein codes for the protein MGGINLKDKIVSYIEDKFNIAPEFIFQRSPKIAIFRHPKNKKWFAALLPVDAKKLNEKIAKKYSAELNILNLKCDPSLAYILCDNERIMPAYHMNKKHWISINLDSEISAEQIFDLIDQSFELTR
- a CDS encoding LPS-assembly protein LptD — protein: MFIRLFFVLVVSFVSVFANIQDFELLADDVKREANIITANKNVLVYSKEYTMSADRAVYNQDSRVLELFGNVNLMRGKEEVSRCNYAKIDLNSKDSSYEALFLMNKGMEVWMQNDESKSNSKYYETRGSIVSSCNVQNPDWKIKFSSGKLNKESKYLHLYNPVLYIHDIPMFYLPYFGFSTDTRRRTGLLSPDLGYNKNGGFFYRQPIYIAEYNSWDLQLDPQIRTLRGSGLYTVFRFADSPYSGGSIGFGTFSDKDSYRQKQISQNSNRLPLKNKTHKGVEVKYERSRLVKHLIDSDLQEGLWLDATKLNDIDFINLKSRSGDNSEENSLVTSKLNYFISSDKHYFGSYARYYIDTAKVGNVNENKDTLQEYPSFQYHKYTDSLLLPNIIYSVDLYSRNYTRKIGVEATQHEFSLPVSAHILFLQDYLTFSYHNHLYATQINYSNKMYRPTGAEDNSASYIENSHKFSLHTDIAKAYESFYHSLNLGIDYITRGYNNGELPDDYETIEYDQNTYVYDMSGNKYQSFINSPYTKDEVAARLTQYFFNQDGRKLLRHTISQGYYTKDSRYSNLKNIIGFYPMTNLSFYNKLEYSHKHKYIEKIQTGANHDNRYFGLGLWHTYEKKSEQEVQNFISGTGSINLQYNYKLLGRLQYDLQRAYTKDWRLGIAHKRKCWNYSILYEEKIEPTSTSGGSASKKSKGVYLMVNFYPMGGIHYDFSLGESYEEGR
- the purD gene encoding phosphoribosylamine--glycine ligase, with the translated sequence MNILIIGNGGREYAIGLKLKSEKNVSNLYFAPGNGATSKLGKNLKFKDYHELTKFAKENNITLTIVGPEAPLSEGVVDIFKEHGLLIFGPSKSAARLEGSKAFMKDFLARNGIKTAKYLNTDDFDRASKFIDSLNVPIVVKADGLCAGKGVIIAKTKEEAKSSAKEMLSGESFGDAGKRVVVEEFLDGFELSFFAICDGENFVSLPVAQDHKRLLDNDEGPNTGGMGAYAPSPLATTKLIKQVEEEVVKPTLRGMKSEGNPFCGVLFVGLMVVNDEPYVLEFNVRFGDPECEVLMPLIDGNLSEILLNAAKGELKEVKLKDEFAVGVVMASKNYPYSSTPKANIEVLKVPQNSHIAYAGVSEENGEIYADGGRVLVCVGVAKSIKEARDRAYELCENVKFQGSQYRKDIAWQMLGKDKK
- a CDS encoding phosphoribosyltransferase family protein, which gives rise to MFENQLDAAKKLLEILPKKELIQNEYLLICSSIDSVILVDVIARELKLSYEMLFTERVFAPNNPECEIAMVSEADDIVLHDELIKSFNISYDFIYGEAQRKYEEKILKNVYKYRKGNLIKNLKNRNILLIDEGCETGFTALTCLKTLIKERVKSVTYATPSIAVDVANVLAPLVDNIFAVHKIVNFIDVDFYYKNKIEPKPEVILSILEESPFYIPLQK
- the guaA gene encoding glutamine-hydrolyzing GMP synthase; this translates as MTTSDIIVLDFGSQYTQLIARRLREQGVYTEILPFNAKLEDIKSKKPKGIILSGGPASVYASDAYFCDDGVFKLKVPILGICYGMQLIAHVNKAEVALASQKEYGKAELSIIKEHGLFTGTPEKQIVWMSHADYVKNIPNGFEALAISENSPYCVFGDDKRKIYALQFHPEVQHSEFGSQILKNFAKYICGCESTWNMGSFAKIQIAKIKEQVGNKKVLCAVSGGVDSSVTAALLANAIPENVILVFVDNGLLRTGEREQVEATFRTRLGVELVSIDASKTFLERLAGVTDPERKRKIIGETFIEIFEKEAKKHDNVKFLAQGTLYTDIIESSVVGAGKTIKSHHNVGGLPDWMSFELIEPLKEIFKDEVRQLGLELGLSRDLVFRHPFPGPGLAIRIMGEVNTPSLELLRKADVILRDELKSTGWYNKTWQAFCVLLNVNSVGVMGDNRTYENAVCIRVVDASDGMTASFSRLPYDLLENISRRIINEVNGINRVVYDISSKPPATIEWE
- a CDS encoding RDD family protein; the protein is MSQNIIDKLQRENITLAPFKKRALAYAIDELLLSMLFLIIYWDMLEVVKSYEETVMMTSNLLVQIFALKVVYQAFFTWYYGASIGKIVMKIVCVDTDLLDKPNFKISIIRALMRVVSENVFFLGCIWAFSNPLLQTWHDKFAKTVVIDVY
- a CDS encoding AIPR family protein; the protein is MRILIFQGKYKKNNDVTFGDKDLQRLAGAMAFFKNEENVQNLLNSDANNEVKALVKDFNIIEKVSDYNVEMHFISNSLPSKEAADYKENFDNLYFCDLNLMKDRYKYIKKEPLVSGTKTFTDLDFSKSILEDIDSNKGIRSLFIVLPASQLIELDGLGDLTLFNKNVRLNLGNTRVNRSIRKTINNTEENLYFPIFHNGISIVCEKMALDSEKSTLTIENYSVVNGAQSILTFKAEEESLSPIIRTLVKISTVGNNSTLTELISTYNNNQNAISMKDLRSSDSVQLRLKREFEEINDAYDLDYSYVSKAGETISHNSIDNGLAAQLIISGYKFQPYLTHLKASMFDQRYSDVFNRNIKASDILKYYDIYTIISQVGDVIGNEGVSKYGLARFTVLSIICRYIKSSKKLMDMWIKTDQYIMDRAKWNNLYVYFIKLVWKLIKVKIEKENKDEVFTYKNYFKNENDIDELMNEVITNIDIQLDIADIDIGKLISQYF
- a CDS encoding DNA-deoxyinosine glycosylase, with product MNSLLTHPFKPIFDKNSKILILGSFPSVASREQGFYYANPQNRFWRVLAAVLDCQLPKNTDEKIELLIKHKIAIYDAALVCEITGSSDAKMTKISPSNLEPIFEVASISQVFTNGNKAYEISKKFQNEQILKATKKEIIKLPSTSPANAKFSLERLILSWSEISKFLI
- a CDS encoding uroporphyrinogen-III synthase, coding for MPRIFLVSNTKSSDKEIINLNLSEIEFLKFDLNLAVFEVLVVTSKNSINALKFNDINIEKNIVVYAIGEPCAKAAKEVGFEQIYIAKNSHGNEFAYEIAPLIQGKKALFLRAKKTASRVGEILRENGCDITQVIAYQNACKRVGVEHKPESNSILIFTAPSAVNNFILNFGWDDSYKAVSIGKTTSGELMKFTKPITSEIQSVDYCIELAKTLL